One Clostridium sp. CM027 genomic window carries:
- a CDS encoding transporter: MFQISAVFIGTIVGAGLASGQEITQFFSTYGYMSFWGILICGLIYILISSIIISISLKHKLSSYTELITLISPGFFGVITDVFTSFFLISGAAIILAGSGALLHQYFGVSKWVGILLMSVISLYTLLKDTKGLITINSFIVPALTTIIVTIFVLYLVFYKDIVSASYIKQIPSYKTQIVPVQWFFSAVLYASYNMLSCSGVLVPISQEIKHKRILIPGVIIGAIVLTILCYFVNVMLLLNIPQIFKYEIPLLYITNRFGTLMQILLLCVIFCEMFSTEVSNIYSVGKTLEKKFNISYKKAVILILIISLPISQIGFKNLIKVLYPGFGAISFIFLIQCILFYRKTSKNQN, encoded by the coding sequence ATGTTTCAAATTTCAGCTGTATTTATCGGAACAATAGTCGGTGCAGGCCTTGCTTCCGGTCAGGAAATAACTCAATTTTTCAGTACTTATGGGTATATGAGCTTCTGGGGAATCCTCATATGTGGTTTAATCTATATTTTAATAAGTTCTATTATAATTTCTATTAGCCTAAAACATAAATTAAGCTCCTATACTGAGCTTATAACCCTTATAAGCCCCGGTTTTTTTGGTGTAATTACCGATGTTTTTACAAGTTTTTTCTTAATTAGTGGAGCCGCCATAATATTAGCTGGAAGTGGTGCGCTTCTTCATCAATATTTTGGTGTTTCAAAATGGGTAGGAATTTTACTTATGTCTGTAATCTCTTTATATACCTTACTTAAAGATACCAAAGGATTAATAACAATAAATTCCTTTATAGTACCTGCTCTTACTACAATCATTGTAACTATATTTGTATTGTATTTAGTATTCTACAAAGATATAGTAAGCGCTTCCTATATAAAACAAATCCCCTCTTATAAAACCCAAATTGTCCCTGTCCAATGGTTTTTTTCAGCCGTGCTCTATGCCAGTTATAACATGCTATCCTGTAGTGGTGTTCTAGTCCCAATAAGTCAAGAAATAAAGCATAAACGTATTCTTATTCCCGGAGTTATAATAGGCGCTATAGTTTTAACCATATTATGCTATTTTGTTAATGTGATGCTTTTATTAAACATTCCTCAAATTTTTAAATATGAAATTCCACTTCTATATATTACAAACCGTTTTGGCACATTAATGCAGATTCTTCTGCTTTGTGTAATTTTTTGTGAAATGTTTTCAACTGAAGTTTCTAATATATATAGCGTAGGCAAGACCCTTGAGAAAAAGTTTAATATTTCTTATAAAAAAGCGGTCATATTAATACTTATTATATCTTTGCCTATTTCTCAAATTGGCTTTAAAAATTTAATTAAAGTCCTTTATCCTGGCTTCGGTGCAATAAGTTTTATTTTTTTGATTCAATGTATTCTATTTTATAGAAAAACTTCTAAAAATCAGAATTGA
- a CDS encoding TIGR01212 family radical SAM protein (This family includes YhcC from E. coli K-12, an uncharacterized radical SAM protein.): MILVQKIWSDKRYHSLNYFLRDKFGNKVFKIALDAGFSCPNRDGTISSGGCLFCSERGSGDFAGNRDFSITKQFEDIKVMMNKKWKTGKYIAYFQAYTNTYANIDVLREKYEEAVSQEGVVALAIATRPDCLDDAVLDLIEEYSNRVYTWVELGLQTSSDESAKIINRGYKLVRFEEALSELNKRNIDVVVHTIFGLPGESREDMLKTIDYVAHKNVKGIKMHLLHLMEDTPMVSLYKQEKLKFLQQDEYIDIICTSITMLPPNMVIHRLTGDAPRELLIGPMWSLKKWEVLNGIDNRLKELDLYQGKNFKD; encoded by the coding sequence ATGATATTAGTGCAGAAAATATGGAGTGACAAAAGATATCACAGTTTAAATTATTTTTTAAGGGACAAGTTCGGTAATAAGGTTTTTAAAATTGCTTTGGACGCTGGATTTTCTTGTCCAAATAGAGATGGGACTATTAGTAGTGGAGGGTGTTTGTTTTGTAGCGAAAGGGGCTCAGGAGATTTTGCTGGGAATAGGGATTTTTCTATTACAAAGCAATTTGAAGATATAAAGGTTATGATGAATAAAAAATGGAAAACAGGGAAATACATTGCTTATTTTCAGGCTTATACAAATACTTATGCAAATATCGATGTATTAAGAGAAAAATATGAGGAGGCAGTATCACAAGAAGGAGTGGTGGCTCTTGCTATAGCTACAAGGCCTGATTGTTTAGACGATGCGGTATTAGATCTTATAGAGGAATATTCTAATAGAGTATACACATGGGTAGAACTAGGGCTTCAAACTAGTAGTGATGAAAGCGCAAAAATTATTAATCGGGGATATAAATTAGTGAGATTTGAGGAGGCTCTAAGTGAGCTTAATAAGAGAAACATTGATGTGGTGGTGCATACCATTTTTGGACTTCCTGGAGAGAGTAGGGAGGACATGCTAAAAACCATAGACTACGTGGCACATAAAAATGTAAAGGGTATAAAAATGCATCTACTTCATCTTATGGAAGATACCCCTATGGTTAGCCTTTACAAACAAGAAAAGCTGAAGTTTTTGCAGCAAGATGAGTATATAGATATAATTTGTACGTCAATTACTATGCTTCCACCTAATATGGTTATTCATAGATTAACAGGCGACGCACCAAGGGAGTTACTAATAGGCCCTATGTGGAGTTTGAAAAAATGGGAAGTTTTAAATGGAATAGATAACAGATTAAAGGAATTAGATTTATATCAAGGGAAAAATTTTAAGGATTAG
- a CDS encoding ABC transporter ATP-binding protein, whose product MSNLSLRHIYKVYTGNVTAVKDFNLEIEDKEFIVFVGPSGCGKSTTLRMIAGLEEISQGEIYIGDKLVNDVAPKDRDIAMVFQNYALYPHMTVYDNMAFGLKLRKMPKDQIKQKVTDVAKTLDIEHLLDRKPKALSGGQRQRVALGRAIVRSPKVFLMDEPLSNLDAKLRVQMRTEIAKLHHKLQTTFVYVTHDQTEAMTMGTRIVVMKDGLVQQVDTPHNIYEHPVNMFVAGFIGSPQMNFMEAKVLEKDGEVVLSFDNETIILPKDKAEAVKEKDYIGKIVIMGIRPEDIDDGIDFIEKNKNSVIEAKVDVTELMGAETNIYLSKGNTSIVARVNGSSKAIVGEKIKIALDTNKIHIFDKETENTII is encoded by the coding sequence ATGTCAAATTTATCATTAAGACACATATACAAGGTTTATACAGGGAATGTAACAGCGGTTAAAGATTTTAATCTTGAAATAGAAGATAAAGAATTTATAGTTTTTGTAGGACCATCTGGTTGTGGTAAATCAACAACTTTGAGAATGATAGCAGGTCTTGAAGAAATATCACAAGGGGAAATATATATTGGAGATAAATTAGTAAATGATGTGGCACCCAAAGATAGAGATATAGCAATGGTTTTCCAAAACTATGCATTGTACCCTCATATGACTGTATATGATAACATGGCATTTGGATTAAAATTAAGAAAAATGCCAAAGGATCAAATAAAACAAAAGGTTACTGATGTAGCTAAAACCCTTGATATAGAACATTTGCTTGATAGAAAACCAAAGGCATTGTCAGGTGGACAAAGGCAAAGAGTAGCGCTTGGACGAGCTATAGTAAGAAGTCCAAAGGTATTCTTAATGGACGAGCCACTATCGAATTTAGATGCTAAACTTAGAGTTCAAATGAGAACAGAAATAGCAAAACTCCATCATAAACTTCAAACAACTTTTGTATACGTAACGCATGATCAAACAGAAGCTATGACTATGGGGACAAGAATAGTTGTAATGAAAGATGGATTAGTGCAACAAGTAGATACTCCTCATAACATATATGAACATCCAGTTAATATGTTTGTTGCTGGGTTTATAGGAAGTCCTCAAATGAACTTTATGGAAGCTAAGGTTTTAGAAAAAGATGGTGAAGTTGTGCTTTCTTTCGATAATGAAACTATAATATTACCGAAGGATAAGGCAGAAGCTGTAAAAGAAAAAGACTATATAGGCAAAATTGTTATAATGGGAATTAGACCAGAAGATATTGATGACGGTATTGACTTTATTGAAAAAAATAAAAATTCAGTTATAGAAGCCAAAGTTGACGTTACGGAGCTTATGGGTGCGGAGACTAATATTTATTTGTCAAAAGGAAATACAAGTATTGTAGCTAGAGTAAATGGATCGTCCAAAGCTATAGTTGGAGAAAAAATTAAGATTGCTTTAGATACTAATAAAATTCATATATTTGATAAAGAAACGGAGAACACGATAATATAG
- a CDS encoding CdaR family transcriptional regulator, translating to MYNFTEFLKDLSHSSNIPFDIVTEDGIALYISDLNIENSNITNFTIMLGRVKGIISLEKKYENCTFLLKYVIENKYTQHFLTKEQAVIDILENREISIDNINYNLPFLKDGCYIILISSDGSNYESLNIIKQIYDKEPVVSLIYNDSIIVIGDFAEIQEHTESIKESISSDLYCKCYLSYGDRAYDINEFKKAYNDAVQCMQLGKKFDIKDHIFSYNKMLFEKIVYNIDIKIKQELLYMLKDKFDAFDGEMISTIEQFVNCGLNISDAARKIYVHRNTLIYRLDKIKKETNFDIRNFKDASVFLIAFLIWKENKE from the coding sequence ATGTACAATTTTACTGAATTCCTGAAGGATTTAAGTCACTCTTCAAACATACCATTTGATATAGTTACCGAAGATGGGATTGCTTTATATATTAGTGACTTAAATATTGAAAATTCAAATATAACTAACTTTACTATTATGCTTGGACGAGTTAAAGGCATAATAAGTTTAGAGAAGAAGTATGAAAATTGTACATTCTTACTTAAATATGTTATTGAAAATAAATATACCCAGCATTTTTTAACTAAAGAACAAGCAGTTATTGATATTTTAGAAAATAGAGAAATTTCTATTGATAATATTAATTACAATTTACCTTTTCTCAAAGATGGGTGTTATATCATATTAATAAGTTCAGATGGAAGCAATTATGAATCTCTCAACATAATAAAACAAATATATGATAAAGAACCAGTTGTAAGTTTAATATATAATGATAGTATTATTGTAATTGGTGACTTTGCTGAAATACAAGAACATACAGAAAGTATAAAGGAATCCATATCATCTGATTTGTATTGTAAATGTTATCTAAGTTATGGAGATAGAGCTTATGATATAAACGAGTTTAAAAAAGCTTATAATGATGCTGTTCAATGTATGCAGCTAGGGAAAAAATTTGATATAAAAGATCATATATTTAGTTATAATAAAATGTTGTTTGAGAAAATCGTCTATAACATAGACATAAAAATTAAGCAGGAACTTTTATATATGTTAAAAGACAAATTCGATGCTTTCGATGGTGAAATGATATCAACTATTGAGCAATTTGTAAATTGTGGTCTTAATATTAGTGATGCTGCTAGGAAAATATATGTTCATAGGAATACCCTGATCTATAGATTGGATAAGATTAAGAAAGAAACAAATTTTGATATTAGGAACTTTAAAGATGCATCTGTATTTCTTATAGCCTTTTTAATATGGAAAGAAAATAAGGAATAG
- a CDS encoding CPBP family intramembrane glutamic endopeptidase, producing MDTNLTKIKNEILAFLLATFSITFGMGLIMFFVYKHIDASGVQAFAIVQMLYPALAAIGIRIYYEKNSISKGLMDFFTFYIIFSVLCIIILVVGVFAFPGHVSIVINTLVIIASIFAFTIIMINKDNRFEKISMVFKKNFKTVILLGLLYIVLKLIIVMFGGLVDGNLSEILKKTMMRIALLTIIVPIGVVSSFIIFFGEELGWREYLQPKLQVLFGKKLGVIILGFIWGIWHLPLCFMLYSPSTPIYCVISHIFYCILLGIFLGFVYMKTRNIWSVIIIHLINNSMIINESSAYDTVITAKYLVLGLIFCAIVFLPFLFTKEYKGKMSEG from the coding sequence ATGGACACAAATTTGACTAAAATTAAAAATGAAATATTAGCATTCTTATTAGCTACTTTTTCAATTACATTTGGTATGGGTCTAATAATGTTTTTTGTTTATAAACATATTGATGCGAGTGGTGTCCAAGCATTTGCTATAGTACAGATGCTTTATCCTGCGTTAGCGGCTATTGGGATAAGAATTTATTATGAAAAAAATAGTATTTCTAAGGGATTGATGGATTTCTTTACGTTCTATATTATTTTTAGTGTTTTATGTATCATTATTTTAGTTGTTGGAGTTTTTGCTTTTCCGGGACATGTATCAATTGTTATAAATACACTAGTAATTATAGCTAGTATATTTGCTTTTACTATAATAATGATTAACAAAGATAATCGTTTTGAAAAAATTAGTATGGTTTTTAAAAAGAACTTTAAGACTGTTATACTATTAGGTTTATTGTATATTGTACTTAAATTAATTATAGTTATGTTTGGTGGACTTGTTGATGGTAATTTATCTGAAATACTAAAAAAGACTATGATGCGTATTGCTTTACTTACTATTATTGTACCAATTGGTGTTGTTTCATCTTTTATAATATTTTTTGGAGAAGAACTGGGATGGAGAGAATACTTACAGCCAAAACTTCAAGTTTTATTTGGTAAAAAACTTGGCGTTATTATATTAGGATTTATATGGGGAATATGGCATTTACCACTTTGCTTTATGTTATATAGCCCATCAACCCCTATTTACTGTGTAATATCTCATATTTTCTATTGTATTCTTCTTGGTATTTTCCTTGGGTTTGTCTATATGAAAACTAGAAACATTTGGTCAGTTATAATTATTCATTTAATTAATAATAGTATGATTATTAATGAGAGTAGTGCCTATGACACAGTAATAACAGCAAAATATTTAGTATTAGGTTTAATATTTTGTGCTATTGTATTCCTACCATTTCTATTTACTAAAGAGTATAAGGGTAAGATGAGTGAGGGATAA
- a CDS encoding PhzF family phenazine biosynthesis protein, with protein MDVIKKFCVINSFTYNGRGGNAAAVFIHQGELEDYVMQNIARQLNLVETVYITESDEDGIDFDIRYFTPDNEVKIAGHPTVAAFIALEKAGKLSPIIKEKYLIKTKDGIKEVNIEEQYNDMVVKLKQETVEFGLIIEEKYKIAKVLGINDDDIMDNLPLQCINTGLGHLVVPIKSLDGLMNVKRNISQLKDLCNFIGVREVQVFCFETKDDSFNIHTRNICPREGIEDAACGIGNAAVGAYLLKNHYTDRRSISIKAEQGYIVKVPCAIDIYAYRENDDIMVRVGGTGKVIIKGDFIVSNI; from the coding sequence ATGGATGTAATAAAAAAATTTTGCGTCATAAATAGCTTTACATATAATGGACGAGGTGGGAATGCCGCAGCTGTATTTATTCATCAAGGTGAGTTAGAAGATTATGTTATGCAAAATATTGCTCGTCAACTTAATTTAGTCGAAACGGTGTATATTACCGAAAGTGATGAAGATGGAATAGATTTTGATATTAGATATTTTACTCCAGATAATGAAGTCAAAATTGCAGGTCACCCTACGGTAGCTGCATTTATTGCACTTGAAAAAGCAGGAAAATTAAGTCCAATAATAAAAGAAAAATATTTAATCAAGACAAAAGATGGAATAAAAGAAGTTAATATTGAAGAGCAGTATAATGACATGGTTGTTAAATTGAAACAAGAAACTGTTGAATTTGGGCTAATTATTGAGGAAAAGTATAAAATAGCTAAAGTTTTAGGAATTAATGATGATGACATAATGGATAATTTACCACTACAATGTATAAATACTGGATTAGGCCACTTAGTTGTACCAATAAAATCTTTAGATGGATTAATGAATGTTAAAAGGAACATAAGTCAATTAAAAGATCTATGTAATTTTATTGGTGTAAGAGAGGTGCAAGTGTTTTGTTTTGAAACTAAAGATGACTCATTTAATATTCATACAAGAAATATATGTCCAAGAGAGGGGATTGAAGATGCGGCATGCGGCATTGGAAATGCAGCAGTGGGTGCGTATTTGTTAAAGAATCATTATACTGATAGAAGAAGTATATCAATAAAAGCTGAACAGGGATATATAGTAAAAGTTCCGTGCGCAATTGATATATATGCCTATAGAGAGAATGATGATATTATGGTGAGAGTTGGAGGTACAGGTAAAGTAATAATTAAAGGTGATTTTATTGTAAGTAATATCTAA
- a CDS encoding ClbS/DfsB family four-helix bundle protein, whose product MTPTPNYKWNDLGGLYESFYKQYKGYTLKELCTMFIKAEQQIIEMINSYTDVELFQQSERKWSSSTPYNRSMWKWVHINTVAPFKSFRTEIRKWKICKVNKRLFI is encoded by the coding sequence ATCACGCCAACTCCGAACTATAAATGGAATGATTTGGGTGGGTTATATGAAAGTTTTTATAAACAATACAAGGGATATACTCTCAAAGAGTTATGCACTATGTTTATAAAGGCAGAACAGCAAATTATTGAAATGATTAACAGTTATACAGATGTCGAATTATTTCAGCAAAGCGAAAGAAAGTGGTCCTCATCAACTCCATATAATCGGTCAATGTGGAAATGGGTTCACATCAATACTGTTGCACCGTTCAAGTCCTTCAGAACAGAAATACGAAAGTGGAAAATATGTAAGGTGAACAAAAGATTATTCATATAA
- a CDS encoding VanZ family protein: MLHTYLQNGIFAFHYSIRIALIVFCVFNGIKSLVKRKLEFKPLGMLCEFAWILTVLVILNITGIIGGNFGTTSISDGNVQFSFVLFEEGLSPAILLNIILFIPFGFFSAIVFKKFRDKWIYGVLIGLTFSVMIEFLQTFTGRFVELDDVLMNTVGTFIGYEIWFWLSKFKQRQKK, encoded by the coding sequence ATGTTACATACTTATTTACAAAATGGGATATTTGCATTTCATTATTCCATACGTATAGCATTAATTGTTTTCTGTGTATTTAATGGTATAAAATCCTTAGTTAAAAGAAAGCTTGAATTTAAACCACTTGGCATGTTATGCGAGTTCGCATGGATTCTTACAGTTCTTGTGATTTTGAACATCACTGGTATTATCGGTGGTAATTTCGGAACAACCTCAATATCTGATGGAAATGTACAGTTCAGTTTTGTCTTATTTGAAGAAGGATTATCTCCGGCAATTTTGTTAAATATAATACTATTTATCCCTTTTGGGTTCTTTTCAGCGATTGTTTTCAAAAAATTTAGGGATAAATGGATTTATGGAGTTTTAATAGGTCTCACATTCTCAGTAATGATCGAATTTCTCCAAACTTTTACTGGCCGTTTTGTGGAATTAGATGATGTACTAATGAATACAGTCGGAACATTCATAGGGTATGAAATATGGTTTTGGTTGTCAAAATTCAAGCAAAGACAAAAGAAATAA
- a CDS encoding 2-phosphosulfolactate phosphatase family protein produces MKIDIIISADDIKKEKIANKTVVVIDMLRATSVITTAMNNGCKGVIPVLTVDAAAEIVRNSKEEFMLGGERNALKIEGFHYSNSPLEYTRDTIEGKTLVMTTTNGTKAIKGCVGASNILIGAMINAKATANRIVSLNNDVVIVNAGTYGEFSIDDFLCSGYIIDCVLKEIEVELSDIAVTSHYIYKNNEDIHGFIKYASHYKRITQLGLEADLEYCCKKDIIDIVPEYKDGIIV; encoded by the coding sequence ATGAAAATAGATATAATAATTTCTGCGGATGATATAAAAAAAGAGAAAATAGCAAATAAAACAGTGGTAGTAATAGATATGCTTAGGGCAACTAGTGTAATAACTACTGCGATGAACAACGGATGCAAAGGCGTAATTCCTGTTTTAACAGTTGACGCGGCAGCTGAGATTGTGAGAAATAGCAAAGAAGAGTTTATGCTTGGTGGAGAGAGGAACGCATTGAAAATAGAAGGATTTCACTATTCAAATTCTCCATTAGAATACACTAGAGACACTATAGAAGGCAAAACTCTTGTTATGACTACAACTAATGGTACTAAAGCTATAAAAGGCTGCGTGGGTGCAAGCAACATCTTAATAGGGGCAATGATTAATGCTAAGGCTACTGCAAATAGAATAGTATCTTTAAATAATGATGTAGTAATAGTCAATGCTGGAACTTACGGTGAATTTTCTATAGATGATTTTTTATGCAGTGGGTACATAATTGATTGTGTGTTAAAAGAAATAGAAGTAGAACTTTCGGATATTGCTGTAACTTCACATTATATTTATAAGAATAATGAAGATATTCATGGTTTTATAAAATATGCAAGTCATTATAAAAGGATCACACAGTTAGGATTAGAAGCAGATTTAGAATACTGTTGCAAAAAAGATATTATAGATATTGTTCCAGAATATAAGGATGGGATTATAGTTTAA
- a CDS encoding S-layer protein, with product MVKNSYKIVIFSLLVVMLVGYILINKITAKKNEPCESSQDKLIISAFSMDNKGSILSLDVKSKIEKYLITDRQVCITGDLYKDSSKIVYVDALNDYDPWQIYLHNLKDNKNFQVTDNKSGKAHPRVSDDNSIFFLNAPHGIVKVAKIKIETKSYDIIDNTDSDREVDTFSIKHNNLLISTCSNSLRLNSWKKNEGQLKPLIHTIFKVNSNGNKLSKIATIKASLIDSLSYNSNYKKVLIGGSDINENPGVGIYELSLDTGHLTTILTDSTLANDNNSIVSKIAYPALVEMSKDDSLVYFTGVPKNSKEVMISEILCYPTAIFSYNINSKELKNIFNPKVSSFIFDMNIKY from the coding sequence TTGGTGAAAAATAGTTATAAAATTGTGATTTTTAGTTTATTGGTAGTTATGTTAGTTGGATATATTCTAATCAATAAAATTACTGCTAAAAAAAATGAGCCATGTGAATCATCACAAGATAAACTAATTATATCTGCTTTTTCCATGGATAATAAAGGTAGTATATTATCGTTGGATGTTAAAAGTAAAATTGAGAAATATCTTATAACTGATAGACAGGTATGTATTACTGGTGATTTATATAAGGATAGTTCTAAAATAGTCTATGTAGATGCTTTAAATGATTATGATCCTTGGCAAATTTATTTGCATAATTTAAAGGATAATAAAAATTTCCAAGTTACAGATAATAAGTCTGGAAAAGCTCATCCCAGAGTTTCGGATGATAATTCAATATTTTTTTTAAATGCTCCTCATGGAATAGTTAAGGTTGCTAAAATAAAAATTGAAACAAAATCATATGACATAATTGACAATACTGATTCAGATAGAGAAGTAGATACTTTTAGCATTAAACATAATAATTTGCTTATATCAACCTGTTCGAATAGCTTAAGATTAAATAGTTGGAAAAAAAATGAAGGACAACTAAAACCATTGATTCATACTATTTTTAAAGTAAATTCAAATGGAAATAAATTAAGCAAAATTGCTACGATAAAAGCTTCACTAATAGATTCGCTTTCATATAATTCTAATTATAAAAAGGTTCTTATCGGTGGTTCTGATATAAATGAAAATCCTGGGGTTGGTATATATGAGTTGTCTTTAGATACAGGGCATTTAACTACTATATTAACAGATAGCACTTTAGCGAATGATAACAATTCAATTGTAAGTAAAATTGCATATCCTGCTTTAGTAGAAATGTCCAAAGATGACAGCCTTGTATATTTTACTGGAGTGCCTAAAAATAGCAAAGAAGTAATGATAAGTGAAATACTCTGCTATCCAACGGCTATATTTAGTTATAATATAAATTCCAAAGAGTTAAAAAACATATTTAATCCTAAAGTTTCAAGTTTTATTTTTGATATGAATATTAAATATTAG
- a CDS encoding class I SAM-dependent rRNA methyltransferase: MACKFYLYKGKGRNSENGHLWIYANEIENFDGEYENGDIIEVYNFRQEFIGKGFINDVSKIAIRIMTRDIHEEIDEEFFRKKLAAAWKYRQTVIDTSSCRFLFGEADFVPGMIIDKYEDYYVIQSLALGIDKYKDIVVKLLMQEYSAKGVYERSDARVRELEGMEKTTGFLTEPFDTDIEIIENGVKYYVDIANGQKTGFFLDQKENRAAIHRLCKDADVLDCFTHTGSFALNAGIAGAKSVLGVDISEYAVDCCRKNAELNGLSGTVKFECHNAFDVLREWSREKRQYDVVILDPPAFSKSRSTIDGATRGYKEINLRGIKLVKPGGYFVTCSCSHFMYPDIFRDTIADAALDAKRTLRQVEFRTQASDHPILWNSDESYYLKFYIFQVV, encoded by the coding sequence ATGGCTTGCAAATTTTACTTATATAAAGGTAAAGGCAGAAATTCAGAAAATGGACACCTTTGGATATATGCAAATGAAATCGAAAACTTTGATGGTGAATATGAAAATGGAGATATAATTGAGGTGTACAATTTTAGACAGGAGTTTATAGGGAAAGGTTTCATAAATGACGTTTCTAAAATTGCCATAAGAATAATGACAAGAGATATTCACGAAGAAATAGATGAAGAGTTTTTCAGAAAAAAACTTGCCGCTGCATGGAAATATAGACAAACCGTTATAGATACTTCTAGCTGTAGATTCTTGTTTGGAGAAGCAGATTTTGTACCTGGAATGATTATAGATAAGTATGAAGACTATTATGTTATTCAATCTTTAGCACTAGGAATCGACAAATATAAAGATATAGTTGTTAAGTTACTAATGCAGGAATACAGTGCAAAGGGTGTCTATGAAAGAAGTGACGCTAGAGTTCGCGAGCTTGAAGGAATGGAGAAAACAACAGGATTCTTAACCGAACCCTTCGATACCGATATAGAAATTATTGAAAATGGAGTTAAGTATTATGTAGATATTGCAAATGGTCAAAAAACCGGATTTTTCCTAGATCAAAAGGAAAACAGAGCAGCTATCCACAGATTATGCAAAGATGCTGATGTTTTGGATTGTTTTACCCACACAGGTTCCTTTGCGCTTAATGCAGGTATAGCTGGGGCTAAAAGTGTACTTGGAGTAGATATTTCTGAATATGCAGTAGATTGTTGCAGAAAAAATGCAGAGCTTAACGGACTTTCAGGTACTGTTAAATTTGAATGCCATAATGCCTTTGATGTATTAAGAGAATGGTCAAGAGAAAAAAGACAATATGACGTAGTAATACTTGATCCCCCAGCCTTTTCAAAGTCACGTTCTACTATAGACGGCGCAACACGCGGATATAAGGAAATTAACCTACGTGGTATTAAATTGGTTAAACCGGGCGGATATTTTGTAACTTGCTCTTGCTCTCATTTTATGTACCCTGATATATTTAGAGATACAATAGCCGATGCAGCATTAGATGCTAAAAGAACACTTAGACAAGTTGAGTTTAGAACTCAAGCATCAGACCATCCAATACTATGGAATTCTGATGAATCCTACTACTTGAAATTCTACATATTCCAAGTAGTTTAA